TTCACAATATCAGCCATTGCAAATGCAGCACCTTGAACAAGAGCGTAAACAAGGTAAAGAGGTGTTGCGATGAACATGAACATATACTCAATTGGTTCAGTTACCCCTGTCAAGAATGTTGCAAGAGCAGTTGCAATCATCATACCTTTGTATTGGTGTTTCTTATCTGGATCAACGTTACGGTAGATAGCCACAATGATACCCATCAAGATACCAAACGAACCAATCATTTGTCCAACTTTAAAACGAGCTGGATGTACTGTATTTAACAAGTGTTGGTATTGAGCTGCGTCAGTACCTTTAAGGTTTACAAGGTCAGTTACCCATGCAAGCCAAAGTGGATCTTGACCAAATACTTGAGTACCTTTTGCTGCACCAGTCATGACATCATAAGTACCACCAAGAGCTGTATAGTTCATTGGGATAGTCAACATGTGGTGGAGACCAAAAGGTAATAACAAACGTTCCAAAGTACCATACAAGAATGGTGCTAGAACTGGAGCTGTTTCTTGTGAGTTGGCAATCCAGATACCGAAATTGTTGATACCTGTTTGAACAAGTGGCCAAAAAATTGAAAGAAGGATTGCAGCGATTGCTGAACGAAGGATAACAACAAATGGTACAAATCGTTTTCCGTTAAAGAAAGAAAGTGCATCAGGAAGTTTACGGAAATTGTAGTATTTGTTAAAGGCAGTTGCCCCTACAAAACCAGAAATAATCCCTACAAACACACCCATGTTAAGTGCTGGAGCTTCAAACACGCTGATAAAGTAATCAGAAACTTTGATAGAGTTACCAAAGATTGTTGAAACCATAGCATTAGGATCTTTCAACATATCACCACTAACACTAAAGATAGCACCAGTGATACGGTTAATCAAGATAAAGGCAAGTCCTGCTGCAAAGGCACCACCTGCACGTTCTTTTGCCCAGCTACCACCGATAGCAAGAGCAAACAAGATATGTAGGTTACCGATAACTCCCCAACCAATTTGCTCAAGGATTCCACCTGTAACAACAAGTGGCGCAAAGTTAGGGTTAATCATTGCAAGTGTCTTACCGATTGAAATCATCAATCCAGCCGCTGGCATAACAGCGATAACCACCATTAAAGCCTTACCGAATTTTTGCCAAAACTCGAAAGACAAAACATTTTTGAATGTAGCTTTCATCATTCAAATCTCCTTATTTTATTTTAGTGCAAACGATTTACGAAAACGTTTGCACCGATAACACCTCTATTATACCACTTTAATTTTTTTTGTAAAGGATTTATATAAGTTTTTTTGATTTTAAAAATTTCTTACTTCTCTTCAATTGTTTACTAACTTTGAGTTTACTGGGGTTTTCTGATATAATATTAGCTATGAAATCCTATAATACCTTGAATGATTATTATCGAAATTTATTCGGAGAAAAAACTTTCAAAGTTCCTATCG
The window above is part of the Streptococcus sp. Marseille-Q6470 genome. Proteins encoded here:
- a CDS encoding PTS transporter subunit IIBC — translated: MMKATFKNVLSFEFWQKFGKALMVVIAVMPAAGLMISIGKTLAMINPNFAPLVVTGGILEQIGWGVIGNLHILFALAIGGSWAKERAGGAFAAGLAFILINRITGAIFSVSGDMLKDPNAMVSTIFGNSIKVSDYFISVFEAPALNMGVFVGIISGFVGATAFNKYYNFRKLPDALSFFNGKRFVPFVVILRSAIAAILLSIFWPLVQTGINNFGIWIANSQETAPVLAPFLYGTLERLLLPFGLHHMLTIPMNYTALGGTYDVMTGAAKGTQVFGQDPLWLAWVTDLVNLKGTDAAQYQHLLNTVHPARFKVGQMIGSFGILMGIIVAIYRNVDPDKKHQYKGMMIATALATFLTGVTEPIEYMFMFIATPLYLVYALVQGAAFAMADIVNLRVHSFGSIEFLTRTPLAINAGLGMDIINFIWVTVLFGFIMYFIANFMIKKFNYATPGRNGNYENADGSSESSSAGETKVAEASQAVNIINLLGGRANIVDVDACMTRLRVTVQDAEKVGTEEQWKAEGAMGLVMKGQGVQAIYGPKADVLKSDIQDILDSGEVIPETLSSQMAAAQKDAVVYKGVTEEVYSVADGQVIELEQVKDPVFSQKMMGDGFAVEPSNGNIVSPVSGTVSSIFPTKHALGLVTADGLEVLVHIGLDTVSLEGKPFDVKVSEGQAVAAGDLLVKADLGAIQAAGRETTTVVVFTNGDAIKSVTLEQTGTLAANTAVAKVEL